A genomic region of Phalacrocorax aristotelis unplaced genomic scaffold, bGulAri2.1 scaffold_293, whole genome shotgun sequence contains the following coding sequences:
- the LOC142050914 gene encoding LOW QUALITY PROTEIN: ephrin type-B receptor 4-like (The sequence of the model RefSeq protein was modified relative to this genomic sequence to represent the inferred CDS: inserted 1 base in 1 codon; deleted 1 base in 1 codon), with product MFLKVPAPRAELGGLRRGGLYGVRVRARSEAGYGDFGPETAVTTQGAEGSRGEHGGLVAGAAALGGLLVLALLAGTLLCFRRHSHRHREDADRHGHRPAGHGGKLYIDPLTYEDPGVALRDFAQEIDVACVKIEEVIGAGEFGEVCRGRLALPGRPESPVAVKTLKGGAGERQRRDFLGEAARMGQFAHPNVVRLRGVVTAXRPAMILTEFMENGALDAFLRGRAGTLGPLQLVAMLRGIAAGMRYLAETGFVHRDLAARNILVDAQLVCKVSDFGLSRALDEESSADPTYTSSLGGKIPIRWTAPEAIAFRKFTSASDAWSYGIVMWEVMSFGERPYWDMSNQDVINAIEQDYRLPPPPRCPTALHRLMLDCWQRDRNARPRFPDIVSALDRLIRHPATLRVTAPDAHRPSPPQLAQRSPPAPPGTPGTPFASVGEWLRTLQLGRYEETFSSAGVTSLELLPRLRSEDLLRMGVTLAGHQQRILDSAQSLQSAPKGDPHF from the exons ATGTTTCTGAAGGTGCCGGCGCCacgggcagagctgggggggctgcGCCGAGGGGGGCTCTATGGGGTGAGGGTCCGCGCCCGCTCCGAAGCCGGTTACGGGGACTTCGGCCCTGAGACCGCCGTCACCACCCAGGGTGCCG agggctCCCGGGGGGAGCACGGGGGGCTCGTGGCGGGGGCTGCGGCCCTGGGGGGCCTCCTGGTGCTGGCGCTGCTCGCGGGGACCCTGCTCTGCTTCAG GCGCCACAGCCACCGGCACAGGGAGGATGCGGATCGGCACGGCCACCGCCCCGCCGGGCACG GGGGGAAGCTGTACATCGACCCCCTGACCTACGAGGACCCCGGGGTGGCCCTCAGGGACTTCGCCCAGGAGATCGACGTCGCCTGCGTCAAGATCGAGGAGGTCATCGGGGCAG GGGAGTTTGGGGAGGTGTGCCGGGGCCGGCTGGCGCTGCCGGGGCGCCCCGAGTCGCCGGTGGCGGTGAAGACGCTGAAGGGGGGCGCGGGGGAGCGGCAGCGCCGGGACTTCCTGGGGGAGGCCGCCCGCATGGGGCAGTTCGCGCACCCCAACGTGGTGCGGCTGCGGGGGGTGGTGACGG AGCGCCCCGCCATGATCCTCACCGAGTTCATGGAGAACGGCGCCCTCGACGCCTTCCTGCGG GGCCGGGCGGGGACGCTGGGGCCGCTGCAGCTGGTGGCCATGCTGCGGGGCATCGCGGCGGGGATGCGGTACCTGGCCGAGACGGGCTTCGTGCACCGCGACCTGGCGGCCCGCAACATCCTGGTGGACGCGCAGCTCGTCTGCAAAGTGTCCGACTTCGGGCTCTCCCGCGCCCTGGACGAGGAGAGCTCGGCCGACCCCACCTACACCAGCTCCCTG GGCGGGAAGATCCCGATCCGGTGGACGGCGCCGGAGGCCATCGCCTTCCGCAAGTTCACCTCGGCCAGCGACGCCTGGAGCTACGGCATCGTCATGTGGGAGGTGATGTCCTTCGGCGAGCGGCCCTACTGGGACATGTCCAACCAGGAC GTGATCAACGCCATCGAGCAGGATTACCGGCTGCCGCCACCCCCCCGCTGCCCCACGGCGCTGCACCGCCTGATGCTGGACTGTTGGCAGCGCGACCGCAACGCCCGGCCCCGCTTCCCCGACATCGTCAGCGCCCTTGACCGCCTCATCCGCCACCCCGCCACCCTCCGCGTCACCGCCCCCGACGCCCACCG GCCCTCCCCGCCCCAGCTGGCGCAGCGCagcccccccgcgccccccgggacccccgggaCCCCCTTCGCCTCGGTGGGCGAGTGGCTCCGCACGCTCCAGCTGGGCCGATACGAGGAGACCTTCAGCAGCGCCGGCGTCaccagcctggagctgctgccgCGGCTGCGCAGCGA